A single window of Actinoallomurus bryophytorum DNA harbors:
- a CDS encoding dihydrofolate reductase family protein yields MHAIFGPHHEGTPVTDDEVADAYPWPGSGPWVRAMMVTTLDGAATGPGGVSGSISSEADQAVFAATRRFADVVLIGSGTLRAEKYGPMRAKEADAVRRSEAGQRPAPVLAVVSGSLDLPWRLPVWAESTHRPLVLTRTAADPERLDVAKRHADVVTLDVVTPRAIVDALVGRGLRRIVCEGGPRLLRDFNAADAIDEADITISPTFAGTGPSPTTAGLPDVVRHRLVHVLQGDGFLMARYLAPGR; encoded by the coding sequence ATGCACGCGATCTTCGGTCCGCATCACGAGGGCACCCCGGTCACCGATGACGAGGTCGCCGACGCGTACCCGTGGCCCGGCTCAGGTCCGTGGGTTCGGGCGATGATGGTGACGACGCTGGACGGTGCCGCGACCGGGCCGGGCGGGGTCAGCGGGTCGATCTCGTCCGAGGCGGACCAGGCGGTGTTCGCGGCGACCCGGCGCTTCGCGGACGTCGTACTCATCGGCAGCGGGACACTGCGGGCGGAGAAGTACGGCCCGATGCGGGCCAAGGAGGCCGACGCCGTACGGCGGTCGGAGGCGGGACAGCGGCCGGCGCCCGTTCTCGCGGTCGTCAGCGGTTCGCTGGACCTGCCGTGGCGCCTTCCCGTGTGGGCCGAGTCCACGCATCGTCCGCTCGTGCTCACCAGAACGGCAGCCGACCCGGAGCGGCTGGACGTGGCGAAGCGGCACGCGGATGTCGTCACCCTTGACGTCGTCACGCCGCGCGCGATCGTGGACGCGCTCGTCGGGCGCGGTCTGCGGCGCATCGTGTGCGAGGGCGGGCCGAGGCTGCTGCGCGACTTCAACGCGGCCGACGCCATCGACGAGGCCGACATCACCATCTCGCCGACGTTCGCCGGGACCGGTCCGTCGCCCACGACGGCAGGGCTGCCGGACGTCGTGCGGCACCGCCTCGTGCACGTGCTCCAGGGCGACGGCTTCCTGATGGCCCGATATCTCGCGCCCGGTCGATGA
- a CDS encoding metallophosphoesterase codes for MRKRYAVPLGVLGAGVAGIGYASVIERNWFRLRRYDVPVLAPGQRPIKILHISDTHLTPGRRRLISWVAALDALEPDLVVNTGDSISHPDAIGPFLELLGPLLDRPGVFVYGSNDMYSPVPKNPARYLWRTSRTDYNRRTVPDLPYEDLGAALTAAGWLDLNNHVGSLKLGDAEVEFAGIGDSHIGKDRYDDIAGPASSGPVSIGVMHSPEPRNLDRFAADGYQLLLAGHTHGGQLCVPFYGALVTNCGIDKPRVKGLHRHGGSWLHVSAGLGTSPYAPVRFCCPPEASLLTLVPA; via the coding sequence GTGCGAAAGAGATATGCCGTCCCCCTGGGAGTGCTCGGCGCCGGTGTCGCCGGCATCGGCTACGCGTCCGTCATCGAACGCAACTGGTTCCGCCTGCGCCGGTACGACGTACCCGTGCTCGCCCCGGGCCAGCGACCGATCAAGATCCTGCACATCTCGGACACACACCTGACCCCGGGCCGCCGCCGCCTGATCTCGTGGGTGGCCGCCCTGGACGCGCTCGAGCCCGACCTGGTCGTCAACACGGGTGACTCGATCTCCCACCCGGACGCCATCGGCCCGTTCCTCGAACTCCTGGGCCCGCTGCTCGACCGCCCGGGCGTGTTCGTGTACGGATCCAACGACATGTACTCACCGGTGCCGAAGAACCCGGCACGCTACCTGTGGCGTACGAGCCGCACCGACTACAACCGGCGGACCGTCCCCGACCTGCCCTACGAAGACCTCGGCGCCGCCCTGACCGCGGCCGGCTGGCTCGACCTCAACAACCACGTCGGCAGCCTGAAGCTCGGGGACGCCGAGGTGGAGTTCGCCGGCATCGGCGACTCCCACATCGGCAAGGACCGCTACGACGACATCGCCGGCCCGGCCTCGTCGGGCCCAGTGAGCATCGGCGTGATGCACTCACCGGAACCCCGCAACCTGGACCGCTTCGCGGCGGACGGCTACCAGCTCCTGCTGGCCGGCCACACCCACGGCGGCCAGCTGTGCGTGCCGTTCTACGGGGCACTGGTGACCAACTGCGGCATCGACAAGCCCCGGGTGAAGGGCCTGCACCGGCACGGCGGATCCTGGCTACACGTGTCGGCCGGCCTCGGCACGTCACCGTACGCACCGGTCCGCTTCTGCTGCCCACCGGAGGCCTCACTGCTGACTCTGGTCCCGGCGTAG
- a CDS encoding RNA polymerase sigma factor — translation MTSDPDDAELIARSLDSDQDAFVEVVRRHEAAVGAYLARRVGRDLAEDLLGEVWVAALGSRATYDRSFPDARPWLFGVAHNTLRRHWRSRLAEEPVADVTGMESGWDPWGAVDDRVDVESVLRHALALLRPQQREILTLVAWEDLTVADAGRAIGIPPGTARRHLHEARMALRNAPGMVALLTDQNTIKEAN, via the coding sequence ATGACATCCGACCCGGATGATGCCGAGTTGATCGCCCGGTCGCTCGACAGCGATCAGGACGCCTTCGTCGAGGTGGTCCGGCGTCATGAGGCAGCGGTGGGGGCCTACCTCGCGCGGCGCGTCGGCCGGGATCTGGCCGAGGATTTGCTCGGCGAGGTATGGGTGGCGGCGCTCGGATCCCGGGCGACCTACGATCGATCGTTTCCCGACGCCCGCCCGTGGCTGTTCGGCGTGGCGCACAACACGCTCCGGCGGCACTGGCGATCCCGTCTGGCCGAGGAGCCGGTAGCGGACGTGACCGGCATGGAGTCCGGGTGGGATCCGTGGGGGGCCGTGGACGACCGCGTCGACGTCGAGTCGGTGCTGCGGCACGCCCTGGCGCTGCTCCGGCCGCAGCAGCGGGAGATCTTGACCCTGGTCGCCTGGGAGGACCTGACCGTCGCGGACGCGGGGCGCGCGATCGGCATACCGCCGGGAACAGCGCGTCGCCACCTGCACGAGGCGCGCATGGCACTGCGGAACGCGCCGGGAATGGTCGCGCTGCTGACCGATCAGAACACGATTAAAGAGGCCAACTGA
- a CDS encoding dihydropteroate synthase — protein sequence MISLRELARLAAEHADDLDRPVAPVRIGGRTRDTDRRPVLMGVVNLSRDSNYRESIAVSTESAVRKGRVLAAHGADLVDVGAESSRAAAVAVDVEGQKRLLLPVVEALAGDGIAVSVESYDASVVKAGLEAGACVVNLTGSQDDDTMFALAAEHGATVVLCHVLGPHVRALDGSDVDTDPVPRMLEQFGTRIERARELGVTGLVIDPGLGFGFRLHDQRARARYQSVTLLHSFRLRRLGVPVCHALPHAFDVFEDQFRSAEGFFAVLAHLGGAGMYRAHEVPLVRSVLDALVTFGVDH from the coding sequence ATGATCTCCCTGCGCGAGTTGGCCCGGCTGGCCGCCGAGCACGCCGACGACCTCGACCGGCCGGTGGCGCCGGTACGCATCGGCGGCAGGACGCGTGATACCGACCGCCGCCCCGTACTCATGGGCGTGGTGAACCTCTCCCGCGACTCCAACTACCGCGAGAGCATCGCCGTGAGCACCGAGTCGGCCGTGCGCAAGGGCCGCGTGCTCGCCGCGCACGGCGCCGACCTGGTCGACGTCGGGGCCGAGTCAAGCCGCGCCGCGGCGGTCGCCGTCGACGTTGAGGGCCAGAAGAGGTTGCTGCTGCCAGTCGTCGAGGCACTGGCGGGCGACGGGATCGCGGTGTCGGTCGAGAGCTACGATGCGTCGGTCGTGAAGGCCGGCCTGGAGGCCGGCGCTTGCGTGGTCAACCTCACGGGTTCGCAGGACGATGACACGATGTTCGCGCTCGCGGCCGAGCACGGTGCCACGGTCGTCCTCTGCCACGTGCTCGGGCCGCACGTCCGGGCGCTCGACGGATCGGACGTCGACACCGACCCCGTGCCGCGGATGCTCGAGCAGTTCGGCACGCGCATCGAACGCGCTCGGGAGCTCGGTGTCACCGGCCTGGTCATCGACCCGGGGCTTGGCTTCGGATTCCGCCTCCACGACCAGCGCGCCCGGGCGCGCTACCAGTCGGTGACATTGCTGCACTCGTTCCGGCTGCGCCGGCTCGGCGTCCCGGTCTGCCACGCGCTGCCGCACGCGTTCGACGTGTTCGAGGACCAGTTCCGCAGCGCGGAGGGGTTCTTCGCCGTACTCGCCCATCTCGGTGGCGCGGGGATGTACCGCGCGCATGAGGTACCCCTCGTACGCTCGGTGCTCGACGCGCTCGTGACGTTCGGTGTCGACCACTGA
- a CDS encoding penicillin-binding protein, giving the protein MIVKLLRLLGAAAFAGVLVGLLALPGVGSVGMAARDASDSFQSLPDDFSLKPPPERTTVYSADGQVIAQFYFHNRESVSLDQVAPIMQKAIVAIEDARFFQHGPLDAKGSFRALVTNAQDGGIKQGGSTLTQQYVKNLLVENAKTDKDAEAAKAPNFGRKLRELRYAVNVEKRLTKSQILEGYLNIAYFGSGAYGVQAASQYYFSKNASELTLPEAALLSGVTNSPYFYDPEINKKGAIDRRNTVLYRMAELKIISKQQADVAAATPIKLDIKKPKTDCADSKAPFFCEYVKDEVLGNPAFGKTSEDRERLLYRGGLTIRTTLDMKAQNAAQKALALRPSRSKTATEAMVKPGTGEIKAMVVSKDYGDHRSKGQTTLNLAADYAHGGNSGYSAGSTFKVFTLATALNKGYSVGTTLPAPNSTTISGFTSCSGSHFEPWTLGNAETSKAKSANLNTGTWGSINTFYAALEQRVGLCDSIHMAQSFGMKQSNGKPLEQVPSQVLGTNSIDVTHLAAAYAGFAARGQYCTPVAINDVTDADGKKIEVPKAKCGKAVDSGVADEVTRILQGVITNGTGRGMAIGRPAAGKTGTCESHSCALFAGYTPDLASAVWYGDPAAPFGNPSPGIYGSNIGRIWKASMEGALRNTKPSSFHTPVDDFGNLDQARIPNVRGLSVQAATQQIENAGFAVQVSPRAIDSTQRKGTVAYTSPSAGVKSDTDTSVVIFVSNGNGPAPKPRKRRRGGGIWPFN; this is encoded by the coding sequence GTGATCGTCAAGCTGCTACGACTTCTCGGGGCGGCTGCCTTCGCAGGGGTACTCGTCGGTCTTCTCGCCCTTCCCGGCGTCGGCAGCGTCGGGATGGCGGCGAGGGACGCCTCGGACAGCTTCCAGAGCCTGCCGGATGACTTCAGCTTGAAGCCGCCACCCGAGCGCACGACCGTCTACTCCGCGGATGGCCAGGTCATCGCGCAGTTCTACTTTCACAACCGCGAGTCGGTGAGCCTGGACCAGGTCGCTCCGATCATGCAGAAGGCCATCGTCGCGATCGAGGACGCGCGGTTCTTCCAGCACGGTCCGCTCGACGCGAAGGGCTCCTTCCGCGCCCTCGTCACCAACGCGCAGGACGGCGGCATCAAGCAGGGTGGCTCGACGCTCACCCAGCAGTACGTCAAGAACCTCCTGGTCGAGAACGCCAAGACGGACAAGGACGCTGAGGCGGCGAAAGCGCCCAACTTCGGGCGCAAGCTCCGGGAGCTGCGTTACGCCGTCAACGTCGAGAAACGCCTGACCAAGAGCCAGATCCTCGAGGGCTACCTCAACATCGCCTACTTCGGCTCCGGCGCGTACGGCGTGCAGGCGGCCTCGCAGTACTACTTCAGCAAGAACGCCTCGGAGCTCACCCTCCCCGAGGCGGCGCTGCTCTCGGGCGTGACCAACAGCCCGTACTTCTACGACCCCGAGATCAACAAAAAGGGCGCGATCGACCGCCGCAACACGGTGCTCTACCGCATGGCGGAGCTGAAGATCATCAGCAAGCAGCAGGCCGACGTGGCCGCCGCCACCCCCATCAAGCTGGACATCAAGAAGCCCAAGACCGACTGCGCCGACAGCAAGGCGCCGTTCTTCTGCGAGTACGTCAAGGACGAGGTCCTCGGCAATCCCGCGTTCGGCAAGACGTCGGAAGACCGCGAGCGGCTCCTCTACCGCGGCGGCCTCACCATCCGTACGACTCTGGACATGAAGGCGCAGAACGCCGCGCAGAAGGCACTCGCCCTGCGGCCGAGCAGGAGCAAGACGGCGACCGAGGCGATGGTCAAGCCCGGCACCGGCGAGATCAAGGCGATGGTGGTCAGTAAGGACTATGGCGATCACAGATCGAAGGGTCAGACGACCCTGAACCTCGCTGCGGACTACGCCCACGGCGGCAACAGCGGCTACTCGGCCGGGTCGACCTTCAAGGTCTTCACCCTCGCCACCGCGCTCAACAAGGGCTACAGCGTCGGCACGACGCTGCCGGCGCCCAACAGCACGACGATCAGCGGGTTCACTTCCTGCAGCGGCAGCCATTTCGAGCCGTGGACACTGGGGAACGCCGAGACGTCCAAGGCGAAGAGCGCCAACCTGAACACCGGGACCTGGGGCTCGATCAACACGTTCTATGCCGCACTGGAGCAACGGGTCGGCCTGTGTGACTCGATCCACATGGCGCAGAGCTTCGGCATGAAGCAGTCCAACGGCAAGCCGCTGGAGCAGGTGCCCTCGCAGGTACTCGGCACCAACAGCATCGACGTCACCCACCTCGCCGCCGCGTACGCCGGCTTCGCGGCACGCGGCCAGTACTGCACCCCGGTCGCCATCAACGACGTCACCGACGCCGACGGCAAGAAGATCGAGGTCCCCAAGGCCAAGTGCGGCAAGGCGGTCGACTCGGGCGTGGCCGACGAGGTCACCCGGATCCTGCAGGGCGTGATCACCAACGGCACCGGCCGGGGCATGGCCATCGGCAGGCCCGCGGCGGGCAAGACCGGCACTTGCGAGTCACACTCGTGCGCGCTGTTCGCGGGTTACACACCCGACCTCGCGTCGGCCGTCTGGTACGGCGACCCCGCGGCGCCGTTCGGCAACCCGAGTCCCGGCATCTACGGCTCGAACATCGGCCGCATCTGGAAGGCCTCGATGGAGGGCGCGCTGCGGAACACCAAGCCCTCGTCGTTCCACACGCCGGTCGACGACTTCGGCAACCTGGACCAGGCCCGCATCCCCAACGTCCGCGGGCTCTCGGTCCAGGCGGCGACGCAGCAGATCGAGAACGCCGGCTTCGCCGTTCAGGTGTCGCCGCGCGCGATCGACTCCACCCAGCGCAAGGGCACGGTGGCGTACACCTCACCCAGCGCCGGCGTGAAGTCCGACACGGACACCTCGGTCGTGATCTTCGTGAGCAACGGCAACGGGCCCGCCCCGAAGCCGCGCAAGCGACGACGCGGCGGCGGTATCTGGCCGTTCAACTGA
- a CDS encoding GatB/YqeY domain-containing protein, with translation MTMLKEKLQTDLSVAMKARDEVRTRTLRMALTAVTNEEVSGKRARELSDDDVVKVLQREAKKRREAAEAFAGAGRTEQAEAERAEGVVLDEYLPAQLDDEELTRLVSEAIAETGAEGPRAMGQVMKVVTPKVAGRADGRRVSGEVKRQLAG, from the coding sequence ATGACCATGTTGAAGGAGAAGCTGCAGACCGACCTGTCGGTCGCGATGAAGGCGCGTGACGAGGTTCGCACCCGTACGCTCCGTATGGCGTTGACGGCCGTGACCAACGAGGAGGTCTCGGGCAAGCGGGCGCGCGAGCTGTCCGACGACGACGTCGTCAAGGTGCTGCAGCGGGAGGCCAAGAAGCGCCGCGAGGCGGCCGAGGCGTTCGCCGGCGCCGGGCGCACCGAGCAGGCGGAGGCCGAGCGGGCCGAAGGCGTCGTCCTCGACGAGTACCTCCCCGCGCAACTGGACGACGAGGAGCTCACGCGTCTCGTCTCCGAGGCCATCGCGGAGACGGGTGCCGAGGGGCCGCGGGCGATGGGGCAGGTCATGAAGGTCGTGACGCCGAAGGTCGCGGGCCGCGCGGACGGCCGTCGCGTCTCCGGTGAGGTCAAGCGGCAGCTCGCGGGCTGA
- a CDS encoding ArsA family ATPase — MRKPPVFDIDTLIDDPDTKIIVCCGSGGVGKTTTAAAVGVRAAERGRDVVVLTVDPARRLAQALGLTELDNTPRPVDGAEGELHAMMLDMKRTFDEIVEAHAEPERAQQILANPFYQSLSSSLSGTQEYMAMEKLGQLHRSGDWDLIVVDTPPSRSALDFLDAPERMGRFLDGRLIKVLMAPAKAGGRFGMKVVTAGFGMFTSVITKVLGGQLIRDMQTFVLAFDTMFGGFRERADQTYKLLQAPGTAFLVVAAPERDALREASYFVERLAEERMPLAGLVVNRVHRSDASQLSAVRSQAAAETLETRGNHPLTAALLRLHAERMHVTARETRLRESFTSSHPTVPVATVGAMAEDVHELEGLRSIAGDLAGEAAEPAA, encoded by the coding sequence GTGAGGAAGCCACCGGTGTTCGACATCGACACGCTGATCGACGACCCCGACACGAAGATCATCGTGTGCTGCGGTTCGGGCGGTGTCGGCAAGACCACCACCGCGGCGGCCGTCGGCGTACGCGCGGCAGAGCGCGGCCGCGACGTCGTCGTGCTCACCGTCGACCCGGCACGCCGGCTGGCGCAGGCGCTCGGGCTGACCGAGCTGGACAACACCCCGCGCCCGGTCGACGGTGCCGAGGGTGAGCTGCACGCGATGATGCTCGACATGAAGCGCACCTTCGACGAGATCGTCGAGGCGCACGCCGAGCCCGAACGCGCACAGCAGATCCTGGCCAACCCCTTCTACCAGTCGCTGTCCTCCAGCCTGTCCGGCACGCAGGAGTACATGGCGATGGAGAAGCTCGGTCAGCTGCACCGCTCCGGTGACTGGGACCTCATCGTCGTGGACACGCCTCCGTCGCGCTCGGCCCTGGACTTCCTGGACGCGCCCGAGCGCATGGGGCGATTCCTCGACGGGCGGCTCATCAAGGTGCTGATGGCCCCGGCGAAGGCCGGTGGTCGCTTCGGCATGAAGGTGGTGACCGCCGGGTTCGGCATGTTCACCAGCGTCATCACCAAGGTGCTCGGCGGCCAGCTGATCCGCGACATGCAGACGTTCGTGCTGGCCTTCGACACGATGTTCGGCGGCTTCCGTGAACGCGCCGACCAGACGTACAAGCTGCTGCAGGCTCCGGGCACGGCGTTCCTCGTCGTCGCCGCCCCAGAACGCGACGCGTTGCGCGAGGCGTCCTACTTCGTCGAGCGTCTCGCCGAAGAACGCATGCCCCTCGCCGGCCTGGTGGTCAACCGGGTGCACCGCTCGGACGCGTCCCAACTGTCGGCGGTACGCAGCCAGGCCGCCGCGGAGACGCTCGAGACGCGTGGCAACCATCCGCTGACCGCCGCACTGCTGCGGCTGCACGCGGAGCGCATGCATGTCACCGCGCGCGAGACGCGACTGCGGGAGAGCTTCACCTCGTCACACCCGACCGTGCCGGTCGCGACCGTCGGCGCGATGGCCGAGGACGTCCACGAGCTGGAGGGTCTGCGAAGCATCGCGGGCGACCTCGCGGGCGAGGCCGCCGAGCCCGCGGCATGA
- a CDS encoding ArsA-related P-loop ATPase, translated as MRARDTDWDGVRLHVVTGKGGTGKTTVAASLALALAAGGRKVLLIEVEGRQGIAQLFDCPPLPYEERKVAVAPDGGDVFALAVDPEEAMLEYLEMFYNLRRAGKALNRLGLIDFATTIAPGLRDVLLTGKASEAVRRKDKKGRFIYDAVVMDAPPTGRISRFLNVNAEVAGLAKMGPIRHHADTVMKVLRSPETAVHFVTLLEEMPVQETVDGIADLRTLGLPVGGLMVNMVRQPILPEGDLAAALAGELDIEAIRMGVKAAGVEDDAAEIAQALAAEASDHARRSMLQERELARLADADVPRYELPLLSDGMDLAGLYEFAEELGRQGAA; from the coding sequence GTGAGGGCGAGAGACACCGATTGGGATGGCGTGCGCCTGCACGTGGTCACCGGCAAGGGCGGCACCGGAAAGACGACGGTGGCCGCATCACTCGCGCTGGCCCTGGCCGCCGGCGGCCGCAAGGTCCTGCTCATCGAGGTCGAAGGACGCCAGGGCATCGCTCAGCTCTTCGACTGCCCACCGCTGCCGTACGAAGAACGCAAGGTCGCGGTCGCCCCCGACGGCGGCGATGTGTTCGCCCTGGCGGTGGATCCCGAAGAAGCGATGCTCGAATACCTGGAGATGTTCTACAACCTCCGCCGGGCCGGCAAGGCGCTCAACCGGCTGGGCCTCATCGACTTCGCGACGACCATCGCGCCCGGCCTGCGTGACGTGCTGCTCACCGGCAAGGCCAGCGAGGCGGTGCGCCGCAAGGACAAGAAGGGTCGCTTCATCTACGACGCGGTCGTGATGGACGCCCCGCCGACCGGTCGCATCAGCCGGTTCCTCAACGTCAACGCCGAGGTCGCCGGGCTGGCCAAGATGGGGCCGATCCGGCATCACGCCGACACCGTGATGAAGGTCCTCCGCAGTCCGGAGACGGCCGTCCACTTCGTCACGCTGCTCGAGGAGATGCCGGTCCAGGAGACCGTCGACGGCATCGCCGACCTCAGGACGCTCGGCCTTCCGGTCGGCGGACTGATGGTCAACATGGTGCGCCAGCCGATCCTGCCCGAAGGGGACCTGGCGGCGGCCCTGGCCGGCGAGCTGGACATCGAGGCCATCCGCATGGGCGTCAAGGCGGCGGGCGTCGAGGACGACGCCGCCGAGATCGCGCAGGCCCTGGCCGCGGAGGCCTCCGACCACGCGCGCCGCTCGATGTTGCAGGAGCGCGAGCTGGCCCGGCTGGCCGACGCCGACGTCCCGCGGTACGAACTCCCACTGCTGAGCGACGGCATGGACCTGGCCGGGCTCTATGAGTTCGCCGAAGAGCTCGGAAGGCAGGGTGCGGCGTGA
- a CDS encoding RNA polymerase sigma factor: protein MSIDNRSWRPPVGDPDRTERQLADIAHDPDAFEEFYRRHVVQVSRFIARRVDDPYLAADLTADVFLAIIDSAHTYRPDRGSVVGWIFGVAHNVLAAEHRRARRETAATLRIAGRRPLDPADIARIEERIDAESSARRVYLALANMPDGTRRLLELVAVDGMAVSAAAAALHLSPITARVRLHRARKQLRDLLTDQIPLPSTRGNAHEYI, encoded by the coding sequence ATGTCCATCGACAACCGAAGCTGGAGGCCTCCTGTGGGAGACCCGGACCGGACAGAGCGTCAGCTCGCCGATATCGCGCACGATCCGGATGCGTTCGAGGAGTTCTACCGACGCCATGTCGTACAGGTAAGCCGATTCATCGCGCGACGGGTCGATGATCCGTACCTGGCGGCCGACCTGACCGCCGACGTTTTCCTGGCGATCATCGACTCGGCCCACACGTACCGTCCAGACCGGGGCAGCGTCGTCGGCTGGATATTCGGCGTGGCCCATAACGTCCTCGCCGCTGAACACCGTCGTGCCCGCCGGGAGACGGCGGCCACCCTCCGCATCGCCGGGCGGCGGCCGCTGGATCCGGCCGACATCGCCCGGATCGAGGAACGCATCGACGCCGAGAGCTCGGCCCGCCGGGTTTACCTAGCTCTGGCCAACATGCCGGACGGGACGCGCCGACTGCTGGAGCTCGTCGCCGTCGACGGTATGGCGGTGTCCGCGGCCGCGGCCGCACTCCACCTATCGCCGATCACCGCCCGCGTCCGGCTCCACCGCGCCCGCAAGCAACTGCGTGACCTGCTTACCGACCAAATCCCGCTGCCATCGACGAGAGGAAATGCACATGAATACATCTGA
- a CDS encoding DUF4189 domain-containing protein produces the protein MPPGPPGWGPPPGPRRPNNNSAVIVIVVVVFVLLVGGGIVLLWGSDDDSGGTPPAAAPTLPGMPTPPSYSPPALPGYSPPALPSFTPFSPPDTYSPPPQHYGAIAVAHDGSVGKAWDYKTAAVAKRRALSECPRSGCKVLVVFVNGCGAIAFNPHTNRYWGGHGSTRAAAERNAISNAGGGHWTAWVCTTR, from the coding sequence ATGCCGCCGGGTCCGCCGGGATGGGGTCCGCCACCCGGCCCGCGGCGGCCGAACAACAACAGCGCGGTGATCGTCATCGTCGTTGTGGTCTTCGTACTGCTGGTCGGCGGCGGCATCGTCCTGCTGTGGGGGTCCGACGACGACTCGGGGGGCACGCCGCCGGCTGCAGCGCCCACGTTGCCGGGCATGCCGACACCGCCCAGTTACAGCCCACCCGCGCTGCCCGGTTACAGCCCACCCGCGCTGCCCAGCTTCACGCCGTTCTCTCCGCCCGACACGTATTCACCGCCGCCGCAGCACTACGGAGCCATCGCCGTGGCGCACGATGGCAGCGTCGGCAAAGCCTGGGACTACAAAACTGCTGCCGTCGCCAAGCGGCGAGCCTTGAGTGAGTGCCCGCGCTCGGGCTGCAAGGTCCTCGTGGTCTTCGTCAATGGCTGCGGTGCTATCGCCTTCAACCCCCATACCAACAGGTACTGGGGCGGTCATGGCAGCACACGAGCAGCAGCCGAGAGGAACGCCATCTCCAACGCGGGAGGCGGCCACTGGACCGCGTGGGTGTGCACCACCCGGTAG
- a CDS encoding WhiB family transcriptional regulator, with the protein MWITDWTARAACRNADPDALFVQGAAQNRAKLICRGCPVRTECLADALDNRIEFGVWGGMTERERRALLRRRPDVASWRELLETAKEQYEQSQDPDEELVAS; encoded by the coding sequence ATGTGGATCACGGATTGGACCGCCCGCGCCGCCTGCCGTAACGCGGATCCCGACGCGTTGTTCGTGCAGGGGGCCGCTCAAAACCGGGCGAAGCTGATCTGCCGTGGCTGCCCTGTGCGCACCGAGTGCCTCGCAGACGCCCTGGACAACCGGATCGAGTTCGGTGTTTGGGGCGGCATGACCGAGCGTGAGCGTCGGGCGCTGCTGCGGCGGCGACCTGACGTGGCGTCGTGGCGCGAGCTGCTGGAGACCGCCAAGGAGCAGTACGAGCAGTCTCAGGACCCAGACGAAGAGCTCGTCGCAAGCTGA